One segment of Drosophila mauritiana strain mau12 chromosome 3R, ASM438214v1, whole genome shotgun sequence DNA contains the following:
- the LOC117143001 gene encoding organic cation transporter protein isoform X1 produces the protein MCESGHLALFTRASELESERFRLGTDWRGLVLIESQREHVMDFDQILEKCGSAGRYQYLMILLLGYIAFTTTVHYYSQNIIGFVPQHWCYHEALEDRSFEEIAAIYAPFGKEASCTRLDKIEGDRVTVSNETCQRWIYNYDFGFRSMNAELNWVCNDAYKARIGQSLFFLGSLMGTFTFGVLGDRIGRVRAVILANQCGFVGDFLTTYASNLVQFAIFRCISGLAATANYYLMFILVLEYLAPKLRNMAISGTLGICFCLGALVAPWLSVLAGNWRIYLTCSALLQLVVALFYFVVQESAQWLITRTNVEGAIARLKHIAHFNGMEVKAADFEAFRRNCIVKRKLSNQPEQTAGIFDLLRTPNLRKISLLVVFTFMLTSLSFNTISRNVEGLGLSPFVVFSLFAVVVPPSGFIQGLLQSRVGRKATAFLAMLCTGLLSCALGVALSTEGAHKNVTLLLAFALPMRLGISMCYTVTSQFASELLPTCVRSRGIAAVHLAAAGASFVSPYLIHLGTKLAAAPSLILALLLLTASGCTLMLPETNNRQLPITLADGEAFGKGESMLSFDCWRRHDDDVSKEATEEVKLHQLNGQTKSETEAEV, from the exons ATGTGCGAATCCGGCCACCTAGCACTCTTTACCCGCGCCTCGGAATTGGAATCGGAACGGTTTCGCCTCGGCACGGATTGGCGGGGTTTAGTCTTAATAGAATCTCAGCGAGAGCACGTCATGGATTTCGACCAGATCTTGGAGAAGTGCGGCAGTGCGGGTCGCTATCAGTACCTGATGATACTGCTGCTCGGCTACATAGCCTTCACGACGACCGTGCACTATTACTCGCAGAACATAATTGGGTTTGTGCCCCAGCACTGGTGTTATCATGAGGCGCTCGAGGATCGTAGTTTCGAGGAGATAGCCGCCATATATGCCCCATTTGGCAAGGAGGCCTCCTGCACCCGACTGGATAAGATCGAGGGCGACAGGGTGACGGTGAGTAATGAGACGTGCCAGCGTTGGATATACAACTATGACTTTGGCTTCAGGAGCATGAATGCAGAG CTAAACTGGGTGTGTAATGATGCCTACAAGGCACGGATCGGACAATCTCTATTCTTCCTGGGCTCCCTGATGGGCACCTTCACCTTCGGCGTCCTGGGCGACAGGATCGGCAGAGTGAGAGCAGTGATCCTGGCCAATCAGTGTGGATTCGTGGGCGACTTTCTTACCACCTACGCCTCCAACTTAGTGCAGTTCGCCATCTTTCGGTGCATTTCTGGGCTCGCCGCTACAGCAAATTATTATCTGATGTTTATTCTGG TGCTGGAATACTTGGCGCCCAAACTAAGGAATATGGCCATTAGTGGAACCCTGGGCATTTGCTTTTGTCTGGGAGCTCTGGTGGCCCCTTGGCTTTCCgtactggctggcaactggCGGATCTACCTGACCTGCTCGGCTTTGCTCCAGTTAGTGGTGGCTTTGTTCTACTTTGTGGTCCAGGAGAGCGCTCAATGGCTAATCACTCGTACAAATGTGGAGGGGGCCATTGCCAGACTGAAGCACATTGCCCACTTCAATGGAATGGAGGTGAAAGCAGCTGACTTTGAAGCCTTCAGGAGGAACTGCATCGTCAAGAGGAAGCTTTCAAACCAACCGGAACAAACGGCAGGAATTTTCGATTTATTGCGGACTCCTAATCTGAGGAAGATATCGCTGCTGGTGGTTTTCACTTT TATGCTGACTTCGCTGAGCTTCAATACCATCTCTAGAAATGTGGAGGGCCTGGGACTTTCACCGTTTGTGGTCTTCTCGCTCTTTGCGGTGGTCGTTCCCCCGTCTGGATTTATTCAGGGCCTACTGCAGAGCCGAGTTGGCCGCAAAGCCACTGCATTTCTGGCCATGCTCTGCACCGGACTACTGTCCTGCGCTTTGGGCGTGGCCCTCTCCACGGAGGGCGCTCACAAGAACGTGACCTTGCTGCTGGCCTTCGCCCTGCCCATGCGGCTGGGCATCTCCATGTGCTACACGGTCACCTCGCAGTTCGCCTCCGAGCTGCTGCCCACTTGTGTGCGCTCGCGCGGAATTGCTGCAGTGCATCTGGCTGCGGCGGGTGCCTCCTTTGTGTCCCCCTACCTCATTCATCTGGGCACTAAGCTGGCGGCCGCTCCGTCCCTCATCCTGGCTCTGCTCCTACTTACCGCATCCGGATGCACTCTCATGCTGCCGGAAACGAACAATAG ACAACTGCCCATCACATTGGCCGATGGAGAGGCATTTGGGAAGGGCGAATCCATGTTGTCCTTTGATTGTTGGCGTCGCCACGATGACGATGTGTCCAAGGAAGCCACCGAAGAAGTGAAGCTGCACCAGCTCAACGGACAAACGAAATCCGAAACGGAAGCGGAAGTGTAG
- the LOC117143003 gene encoding solute carrier family 22 member 13, which yields MAMDFEEILVKCGDSHRYQYMLLALYGLLMFIVSRHYFAQNVIGFVPDHWCYHEQLENRSYAEIAAIYAPFKRPSCTRLASINMDGSNATASSEPCNRWIYHYDHGFISMNADLNWVCDDAYKARVGQSLFFVGSMCGTLLFGLLGDRIGRIRAVVLANWCGFLGDSATIFAETLVTFSASRFVSGLAAEANSYLMFILVLEYVSPTMRSVGLNLTMCIFYCLGLICASWQAVWLGSWRSFMVWTALPQLLITGFYFLIQESAQWLVTRHDFDGAELRLRRVAKFNRRDVSEADYELFRQHCKTKESEARSQMSMQKQARLIDSFKLPRLRRRLIYVTVVFSIVTLCYNTMSRNVEGLSISPFVMFILFALTLPPSGIFQTQVQKHFGRKFTSVVSMTATGLMTATTGILLTFWTQHSATVMVCLLLMCRFGISVTTGSTMQISTELMPTCVRSSGLAVIHVTAAALSFISPFILHLDTYFRAASSIITCILLLVSAWICLLLSETRNKKLPLTLAEGEEFGKGERMFDFMRGFKKEDQHDLSADTNEKLMGDKRTY from the exons ATGGCCATGGACTTTGAGGAAATACTGGTCAAGTGCGGTGACTCCCATCGCTACCAGTACATGCTGTTGGCTCTCTACGGACTGTTGATGTTCATTGTGTCCCGGCACTACTTCGCCCAAAACGTCATTGGGTTTGTGCCCGATCACTGGTGCTATCACGAACAGCTGGAGAATCGTAGCTATGCCGAAATAGCTGCCATATACGCCCCATTCAAGAGGCCTTCGTGCACGCGACTGGCATCGATCAACATGGATGGTAGCAATGCCACGGCCAGCAGTGAGCCCTGCAATCGATGGATTTACCACTATGACCATGGATTCATAAGCATGAACGCTGAT CTGAATTGGGTATGTGATGATGCGTACAAGGCTCGAGTGGGTCAGTCCCTGTTCTTTGTGGGCTCCATGTGTGGCACCCTGTTGTTTGGTCTACTTGGCGATAGGATCGGACGCATCCGGGCTGTAGTTTTGGCCAATTGGTGTGGCTTCCTGGGCGACTCGGCTACCATTTTTGCGGAGACCCTGGTGACCTTCTCGGCCAGCCGATTTGTATCCGGACTGGCTGCAGAGGCAAACTCCTACCTCATGTTTATTCTGG TTTTGGAGTACGTATCTCCGACGATGCGAAGTGTGGGCTTGAACTTGACTATGTGTATTTTTTACTGTCTGGGCCTGATATGTGCGTCTTGGCAAGCCGTCTGGTTGGGTAGTTGGCGTTCCTTCATGGTCTGGACCGCCCTGCCGCAGCTGTTGATCACCGGGTTCTACTTTCTGATTCAGGAGAGCGCCCAGTGGCTGGTCACGCGCCACGACTTCGATGGAGCTGAATTGAGGCTACGCCGTGTGGCCAAGTTCAATCGGCGCGATGTCAGCGAGGCGGACTATGAGCTATTCCGTCAGCATTGCAAGACGAAGGAGTCGGAGGCCAGAAGCCAGATGTCCATGCAGAAGCAGGCACGTCTCATTGACTCATTCAAGCTGCCACGGCTGCGTCGCCGCCTGATCTATGTGACGGTCGTCTT TTCGATAGTGACGCTTTGCTACAACACGATGTCTCGCAATGTGGAAGGTCTCAGCATTTCGCCGTTCGTCATGTTCATTCTTTTCGCCCTGACCTTGCCTCCATCAGGCATCTTCCAGACCCAAGTCCAGAAGCACTTCGGTCGCAAGTTCACCTCGGTGGTCAGCATGACAGCAACTGGATTGATGACTGCGACCACAGGCATTCTCTTGACCTTTTGGACGCAGCACAGCGCCACGGTGATGGTGTGCCTCCTGCTGATGTGCCGGTTTGGGATCTCCGTGACCACGGGATCCACCATGCAGATATCGACTGAGCTAATGCCAACCTGTGTGAGATCCAGTGGTTTGGCGGTGATTCATGTCACCGCAGCAGCCTTGTCCTTCATCTCGCCCTTTATACTCCACTTGGACACATATTTCCGGGCAGCATCCTCGATCATTACCTGCATTCTGCTCCTAGTTAGCGCCTGGATTTGCCTGCTCCTGTCGGAGACGAGAAACAAAAAGCTGCCGTTGACATTAGCGGAGGGCGAGGAGTTTGGCAAGGGCGAGCGGATGTTCGACTTTATGAGGGGCTTTAAAAAGGAAGATCAACACGATCTCAGCGCTGACACCAATGAGAAACTAATGGGGGATAAGCGTACTTACTAA
- the LOC117143002 gene encoding organic cation transporter protein, giving the protein MDFEEILAKCGNSSRYQFVLLALYGYLMVVVSMHYFSQNVISFVPDHWCYHEQLENRSFAEIEKIYSQFEKPSCTRLEKIDEDGQNHTLSTERCNRWIYKYDFGYKSMNTELNWVCDEAYKARVGQSLFFVGSVCGTLAFGLLGDRIGRIKALILANWCGFLGDFSTIFADSLTSFSISRFISGLAADANSYLMYILILEYVSPSLRNVGLNTVLGSFYCLGLIGAGWLAVWVGHWRIFLACSSVPLLLVTLFYFLVQESAQWLVTRNDVDGAIRRLQRVAKINRRQVADEDFKDFRSYCEQHYRKDNDKEEHAKLLDMLKTPRMRSTAFKLLLIFIIIVPCYNTIARNVEGLGISPFIMFSLNALTLPPSGYLQGLLQDRMGRKATAVGWMAITGIFAVAAGLVISQGSNRNVLLLVGLTMAARFGVSIADGASSQFSTELIPTSVRGRGVAVVHVAGFAASFLSPYILHLGTYFKPAPSIILGLLFLSGAYVCLLLPETRNKKLPMSLAEGEEFGRGEGIFDFLRHMFKREGSKSEVEMGPTIVEEDTLINKPVQQ; this is encoded by the exons ATGGATTTCGAGGAGATTCTGGCCAAGTGCGGCAACAGCAGTCGTTATCAGTTCGTACTGCTGGCGCTTTATGGCTACCTAATGGTCGTCGTTTCGATGCACTATTTCTCGCAAAACGTCATTAGTTTTGTGCCCGACCATTGGTGCTATCACGAGCAGCTGGAGAATCGCAGTTTCGCTGAAATCGAGAAGATATATTCTCAATTCGAGAAGCCCTCGTGCACGCGGCTGGAGAAGATCGATGAGGATGGGCAGAATCACACGCTTAGTACGGAGCGCTGCAATCGATGGATCTATAAGTACGACTTTGGGTACAAAAGTATGAATACTGAG CTAAACTGGGTCTGCGATGAGGCATACAAAGCCCGAGTGGGTCAGTCGCTTTTCTTTGTGGGCTCGGTGTGCGGAACTTTGGCTTTCGGCCTGCTTGGTGATCGAATAGGACGCATTAAGGCCTTGATTTTGGCCAACTGGTGTGGCTTCTTGGGCGATTTCTCAACCATATTCGCTGACAGCCTGACTTCTTTCTCGATCAGCCGTTTTATATCTGGATTGGCGGCTGATGCCAACTCCTATCTCATGTACATACTGA TTCTCGAATACGTTTCACCCTCTTTGAGAAATGTGGGTCTAAATACAGTTTTGGGCAGTTTTTACTGTCTTGGCCTGATCGGAGCCGGCTGGCTAGCTGTTTGGGTGGGCCACTGGCGCATTTTCCTGGCCTGCTCCTCGGTTCCTCTACTGCTGGTTACGCTGTTCTACTTCCTCGTCCAGGAGAGCGCCCAATGGCTGGTCACGCGGAACGATGTTGATGGAGCCATTAGGCGATTGCAGCGTGTGGCCAAGATCAATCGCCGCCAGGTGGCTGACGAAGACTTCAAGGATTTTCGCAGCTACTGCGAGCAGCACTATCGCAAGGATAACGACAAGGAGGAGCACGCAAAGTTGCTGGACATGCTGAAAACACCGCGCATGCGCAGCACTGCATTTAAACTGCTGCTCATATT TATAATCATTGTTCCCTGCTACAACACCATCGCTCGCAATGTTGAGGGTCTCGGCATTTCGCCCTTCATCATGTTTTCCCTAAACGCGCTGACGCTGCCACCCTCAGGTTATCTACAGGGTCTGCTCCAGGATCGGATGGGTCGCAAGGCCACCGCGGTGGGTTGGATGGCCATAACAGGAATATTTGCCGTCGCCGCTGGTCTGGTGATATCGCAAGGAAGCAATCGAAATGTACTGCTGCTGGTGGGTCTAACAATGGCGGCCAGATTTGGAGTTTCCATTGCCGATGGTGCCAGTTCCCAGTTCTCCACTGAACTAATCCCCACCAGCGTGCGGGgaaggggcgtggccgtggTGCATGTGGCTGGATTTGCCGCCTCCTTCCTCTCTCCGTACATCCTTCACCTGGGCACCTACTTCAAGCCAGCTCCTTCGATCATTTTGGGTCTGCTCTTCCTATCCGGAGCCTATGTGTGTCTGCTGCTGCCAGAGACTCGCAATAAGAAGCTTCCAATGTCCTTGGCCGAAGGAGAGGAGTTCGGTCGCGGAGAAGGCATTTTTGACTTTCTTCGTCATATGTTTAAGAGGGAAGGCAGTAAATCAGAGGTGGAAATGGGTCCCACCATTGTTGAGGAGGACACTCTGATCAATAAGCCGGTTCAGCAGTAA
- the LOC117143001 gene encoding solute carrier family 22 member 6 isoform X2, giving the protein MCESGHLALFTRASELESERFRLGTDWRGLVLIESQREHVMDFDQILEKCGSAGRYQYLMILLLGYIAFTTTVHYYSQNIIGFVPQHWCYHEALEDRSFEEIAAIYAPFGKEASCTRLDKIEGDRVTVSNETCQRWIYNYDFGFRSMNAELNWVCNDAYKARIGQSLFFLGSLMGTFTFGVLGDRIGRVRAVILANQCGFVGDFLTTYASNLVQFAIFRCISGLAATANYYLMFILVLEYLAPKLRNMAISGTLGICFCLGALVAPWLSVLAGNWRIYLTCSALLQLVVALFYFVVQESAQWLITRTNVEGAIARLKHIAHFNGMEVKAADFEAFRRNCIVKRKLSNQPEQTAGIFDLLRTPNLRKISLLVVFTL; this is encoded by the exons ATGTGCGAATCCGGCCACCTAGCACTCTTTACCCGCGCCTCGGAATTGGAATCGGAACGGTTTCGCCTCGGCACGGATTGGCGGGGTTTAGTCTTAATAGAATCTCAGCGAGAGCACGTCATGGATTTCGACCAGATCTTGGAGAAGTGCGGCAGTGCGGGTCGCTATCAGTACCTGATGATACTGCTGCTCGGCTACATAGCCTTCACGACGACCGTGCACTATTACTCGCAGAACATAATTGGGTTTGTGCCCCAGCACTGGTGTTATCATGAGGCGCTCGAGGATCGTAGTTTCGAGGAGATAGCCGCCATATATGCCCCATTTGGCAAGGAGGCCTCCTGCACCCGACTGGATAAGATCGAGGGCGACAGGGTGACGGTGAGTAATGAGACGTGCCAGCGTTGGATATACAACTATGACTTTGGCTTCAGGAGCATGAATGCAGAG CTAAACTGGGTGTGTAATGATGCCTACAAGGCACGGATCGGACAATCTCTATTCTTCCTGGGCTCCCTGATGGGCACCTTCACCTTCGGCGTCCTGGGCGACAGGATCGGCAGAGTGAGAGCAGTGATCCTGGCCAATCAGTGTGGATTCGTGGGCGACTTTCTTACCACCTACGCCTCCAACTTAGTGCAGTTCGCCATCTTTCGGTGCATTTCTGGGCTCGCCGCTACAGCAAATTATTATCTGATGTTTATTCTGG TGCTGGAATACTTGGCGCCCAAACTAAGGAATATGGCCATTAGTGGAACCCTGGGCATTTGCTTTTGTCTGGGAGCTCTGGTGGCCCCTTGGCTTTCCgtactggctggcaactggCGGATCTACCTGACCTGCTCGGCTTTGCTCCAGTTAGTGGTGGCTTTGTTCTACTTTGTGGTCCAGGAGAGCGCTCAATGGCTAATCACTCGTACAAATGTGGAGGGGGCCATTGCCAGACTGAAGCACATTGCCCACTTCAATGGAATGGAGGTGAAAGCAGCTGACTTTGAAGCCTTCAGGAGGAACTGCATCGTCAAGAGGAAGCTTTCAAACCAACCGGAACAAACGGCAGGAATTTTCGATTTATTGCGGACTCCTAATCTGAGGAAGATATCGCTGCTGGTGGTTTTCACTTTGTAA